Proteins from a genomic interval of Chanodichthys erythropterus isolate Z2021 chromosome 8, ASM2448905v1, whole genome shotgun sequence:
- the shisal1a gene encoding protein shisa-like-1a isoform X2, whose amino-acid sequence MTMNGRWSFNTLAVILILLSTAALSAHFRVCEPYSDHKGRYHFGFHCPRLSDNKTYIFCCHHNNTAFKYCCNETEFQSVMQINLTTNSDGYAHNNYTALIGVWIYGFFVMVLLALDFLYYSAMNYELCRVYLEKWGLGGRWLKRARIQWHSATQEGEHNMGSGLSHHHHPRHSLRGEAQSPTLLTFQTSMA is encoded by the exons ATGACCATGAACGGCCGCTGGTCCTTCAACACCCTGGCCGTCATCTTAATCCTGCTGTCCACTGCAG CTCTCTCTGCGCACTTCAGAGTGTGCGAGCCTTACTCCGACCACAAGGGGCGCTATCACTTTGGTTTCCACTGCCCTCGACTCTCGGACAACAAGACCTACATTTTCTGCTGTCACCATAACAACACGGCCTTCAAGTACTGCTGCAACGAAACTGAGTTTCAGAGCGTGATGCAGATCAACCTCACCACCAACTCAGACGGCTATGCCCACAA TAACTACACTGCCCTCATCGGTGTGTGGATTTACGGCTTTTTCGTCATGGTCCTTCTGGCTTTGGACTTCCTGTACTACTCGGCTATGAACTACGAGTTGTGCCGGGTCTACCTGGAGAAATGGGGGCTGGGAGGACGGTGGCTAAAACGGGCCAGGATTCAATGGCACAGCGCAACGCAGGAGGGTGAACACAACATGGGATCGGGCCTGAGTCACCACCACCATCCACGGCACAGCTTGAGAGGCGAAGCACAGAGCCCTACGCTCCTGACCTTCCAGACCTCAATGGCCTG A
- the shisal1a gene encoding protein shisa-like-1a isoform X1, with protein sequence MTMNGRWSFNTLAVILILLSTAALSAHFRVCEPYSDHKGRYHFGFHCPRLSDNKTYIFCCHHNNTAFKYCCNETEFQSVMQINLTTNSDGYAHNNYTALIGVWIYGFFVMVLLALDFLYYSAMNYELCRVYLEKWGLGGRWLKRARIQWHSATQEGEHNMGSGLSHHHHPRHSLRGEAQSPTLLTFQTSMAW encoded by the exons ATGACCATGAACGGCCGCTGGTCCTTCAACACCCTGGCCGTCATCTTAATCCTGCTGTCCACTGCAG CTCTCTCTGCGCACTTCAGAGTGTGCGAGCCTTACTCCGACCACAAGGGGCGCTATCACTTTGGTTTCCACTGCCCTCGACTCTCGGACAACAAGACCTACATTTTCTGCTGTCACCATAACAACACGGCCTTCAAGTACTGCTGCAACGAAACTGAGTTTCAGAGCGTGATGCAGATCAACCTCACCACCAACTCAGACGGCTATGCCCACAA TAACTACACTGCCCTCATCGGTGTGTGGATTTACGGCTTTTTCGTCATGGTCCTTCTGGCTTTGGACTTCCTGTACTACTCGGCTATGAACTACGAGTTGTGCCGGGTCTACCTGGAGAAATGGGGGCTGGGAGGACGGTGGCTAAAACGGGCCAGGATTCAATGGCACAGCGCAACGCAGGAGGGTGAACACAACATGGGATCGGGCCTGAGTCACCACCACCATCCACGGCACAGCTTGAGAGGCGAAGCACAGAGCCCTACGCTCCTGACCTTCCAGACCTCAATGGCCTGGTGA